Part of the Halobaculum halobium genome, GAGATGGCCACCTCCCTGAATTGGATTTCAGTAACCGGACGGACAGAAATATCATTCAGAATACTATTTTGTGCGCGGGGGTCCACGGTTCTCGTGTATGAGACGACCCGCACACGGGAGGCAGGGAGTCCCCGAACCGGACGCATCGATCGGTCCGACAGTCGCGCTCGGCGTGCTCGCGCTCGCGGCGGTGTTCGCGTCTGCGGTCCCGCTGGTCGCCGCCGGGGCGGCCGGGGCGGCGGTCGCACTCGCGGGGCGTCGACTGCTGCCAGTGGCTCGAGCGTGGGCGCAACGGCGTCGCCGGCAACGGCTGTGTCTCCCCGGCACGCGCGCCTGCGTCGAAGTCTGAACCGCTCCCCGCTGAGGCGCTTCGCGCGCGCTCCCGACGCCCGCCACCCTCCGCTCCTGCCGAAGGCGATAAGGTCGCTCCGGCCCTCGATTCGCTCATGAGTCAGGCGCTGGTCATCGTCGCCCACGGGTCGCATCTCAACCCAGGATCGAGCGCGCCCACCTACGACCACGCGGACACCATCCGCGCGGCGGGCGCGTTCGACGAGGTCCGAACCGGATTCTGGAAGGAGGAACCGAGCCTTCGAGAGGTGCTGCGCACCTGCGAGGCCGACGAGGTGTACGTCGTCCCGATGTTCATCTCGGAGGGGTACTTCACCGAACAGGTGATCCCCCGGGAACTCAGGCTCGACGACTGGGACGTGACCGACTGGGACTCCGACGGCCTCTCGGCGGACGTGGCCACGTACACCGCTGAGGACACCGGCCAGACGGTCCACTACTGCGGCCCGGTCGGCACCCACGAGTCGATGACGGACGTGCTCGTTCGCCGCGCGGAGAGCGTGACGAACGACCCCGACGTGGGCGAGGGATTCGGCTTCGCCGTCGTCGGCCACGGCACCGAGCGCAACGAGAACTCCGCGAAGGCGATCGAGTATCACGCCGACCGCGTCCGCGACATGGACCGCTTCGACGAGGTGCAGGCGCTGTACATGGACGAGGAGCCCGAGGTCGACGACGTGACCGACCACTTCACCGTCGAGGACGTGGTCGTCGTCCCGCTGTTCATCTCGGACGGCTTCCACACCCAGGAGGACATCCCCGAGGACATGGGGCTGACCGACGACTACCGCACCGGCTACGACGTGCCCGCCGCGGTCGACGGCCACCGCATCTGGTACGCGGGCGCCGTCGGGACGGAGTCGCTGATGGCCGACGTGGTGCTGGAGCGCGCGGCCGACGCCGGCGCCGACGTGACCGCCGCCATCGAGTCCGTCCGTGAGACGACCCGCGTCGCCCCGGGGGCGGACGACTGAATGCTCGCGCGACAGTTCGACGCGCTGCTGTCGGCCGCTGGGTCCGACGGCGGAATCGACTTCGACGGCCTCCGCGTCGCCCGTGAGGGCACCGGGGACGACCGCGACGCGACCGCCGACGCCGGCGGCTACGCCTTCGCCACCCCCGAGCACGAGGCGACCGGACTCTCGGAATCCGAGTTGCACGCCCATGCGGACGGGAGCGCGTACGTCACCAACTGGTACTTCTGGGAGCGGGAAGTGCAGCGACACGACTCCCCGCGTCGGGCGTTCCTCCGACACGCCGAGGCGGCCGAGGACCACGGCGT contains:
- a CDS encoding CbiX/SirB N-terminal domain-containing protein, with protein sequence MSQALVIVAHGSHLNPGSSAPTYDHADTIRAAGAFDEVRTGFWKEEPSLREVLRTCEADEVYVVPMFISEGYFTEQVIPRELRLDDWDVTDWDSDGLSADVATYTAEDTGQTVHYCGPVGTHESMTDVLVRRAESVTNDPDVGEGFGFAVVGHGTERNENSAKAIEYHADRVRDMDRFDEVQALYMDEEPEVDDVTDHFTVEDVVVVPLFISDGFHTQEDIPEDMGLTDDYRTGYDVPAAVDGHRIWYAGAVGTESLMADVVLERAADAGADVTAAIESVRETTRVAPGADD